The window CTACCCTGGAGTTGCAACTTGTGACATGGCGACCATAATGCTCCACCATTGGCAACATATCGTGAGAGCACAATATATCACCATGTGTTAGCCTTTCAAGGAAGCAAAATGACAAAGTACCAACCCATGCTACAATAATAAAATCATACGCCCATATCGACAGGTCCTCGGTTGCAGCCACCGTAACTTTGAGCTTGGCCACGGAAATTTGGTAGCATATGATCAGAAACAACAGTTGATCATTTGAACTGCAGAACACTTGTTGTTTACATTGTGGGACATTAATGGAAGGAAATCTGAATTTGTTTACATTGTGATAAGCAAGTGCAAAAGGCTAATAACAAAGGGAAATGTAACAATGGTTCTCATATAACCCTGTGACCGTGAACTTTGATTACATGATGACAAAGCTAAGCAAACCGCAGAACCAACGGCGCAGATGTATCCGATTGAGAATCGAAGATTGCAAGGGAAAACGCACGATTGGGAATCCAAGATTGCAAGGGAAAATGCAACCgccaagaaagaaaaagaaaacccaaaCAGCGTCGTGTCTGCAGACTGTTCTGAAAACGCAGGCGGCAAGCCAACCAAGTTCGCGGCCTTGCGCGTGTGGTGTTTGGTGTGCCGGGTGTAActcggatttgaatttgaatccgaTTCCAACCGGGGCCGCTCCGGCGTATATTTCCATGCCGAATCGCGTCGATCGATCCATCCATCAGCTCATCACCCACCTCCCCTCCTCCCTCGATCCACCGCTGCCATCCTCCCCGCCTCCATCAACCGAAGCGCGTAGTCCTTCCGTCGAGCTCGCGCGATGGCGATGGCCGCGCGCAAGCGACCTGCTGCTGCCGTCCTCGGCGCCGGACACGCCACCACCACCCAAGGATCGCCGACGCGCTGCAAGAGGAGCCGCATCAACAACATCCGGAGCAGCGCGGACTACGAGGAGAAGACATGCCTCGGCGAGGGCGGCTTCGGCTGCGTCCTCcgggcgcgccaccgcgccaccggCAAGATCGTCGCCATCAAGTACCTCAACTGGGAGGACGGGTCCACGGAGGCGCCCGACCCCGCCGAGCTTCTGCGGGAGGCCGGATTCCTCGAGGCCTGCGACGGGAACCCGTACGTCGTCGGCTTCGAGGGCCTGGTGCGCGACCCTGATAACGGCGCCTACGGCCTCGTCATGGAGTACGTCGCCGCGCCGACCCTCCATGAGTTCCTGTGGAATAGGTGCCGCGGCGGCGGCCCGCCGCTCCCGGAGTCCACGGTGCGCGCCATCATGTGGAAGCTCTTCACCGGTGCCAAGAAGATGCACGACCGCCACGTCGTCCACCGCGACATCAAGCCGGCCAACATCCTCCTCGGCCAAGACGGGGAACTGGTCAAAATCTGCGACTTTGGGCTGGCGATCTCCTTGTCCGAGCTGCCGCCCTACACCCAGGCCGGCACGGCGTTCTACTTGGCGCCCGAAATGCTGCTGGGGAAGAAAGACTACGACGCGCTCGTCGACACGTGGTCTCTTGGGTGCGTCATGGCCGAGATGCTCACCGGCAAGACGCTGTTCctcggcgatgatgatgatgacgatgacgatgacgacgacacAAACAATGAGATCATCCAACTCTGGAGCATCTTCCGCTTGCTCGGGACGCCGGACGACAGGACGTGGCCGGAGTTCACATCGTTGCCGCACACCGCCAAGGCCCTACGACTCCTACCGCCGGGGCACAAGGAGAACAAGCTGCGGGAACTGTTCCCTCGAGAGAAGCTCTCCGACGAAGGATTCCAGTTGCTGCAAGGCCTCCTCACCTGCAACCCCGACAAGCGACTGACGGCGGCCGCGGCGCTCAAACACCGATGGTTTGCTGCTCCTCGTCCTGCCACCGCCGCGGCAAAGGGCGGCGCTTTGCCGTTGACGGTAAAGAAGGCACCAAGGATCAAGTTCATCCCGCCGGCCATGCCACAGAAGAATCTACTCAAAATTCCCGTCGCCGTCGCTGTGTGGAACGCAGCACAACAAGTGTAATTGAACTCTCCAAATGTATCTGTGATCGGATGATCCATCTATGTAAATGCTTCGATGACCATCAAGCAGAAGTAGATCCTTTGGCGCCTTGATCGCCGGATCGCCCATTAGTGTTGTGTTGGCCTGTTTCTCTGAATTGCATGTGTCATTCTGCACACATTCAGAGAATCAGAGGTGTGTAATTCTGACGTAGTGTTGACATGTTGTTTACAGTGAGTTATAGTGCACAATATGTGCGGTTTTTCCAAAATCTGGAGTACAAATGCTCTAAACAACAGAAATCTGAGTGATGGATGTACCGATGGTTAAAAATGTCCTGCTGGTGCAGATTTCATCAGAACTTCAAGATTTGATATATAATGGTATTAGTAGTCTAGTACAGCAATTGGACTTGTTCATGTAGTTCAGTGTATGTGTTTCCACCGTCTTTTTCATGTGCAAATTTCTTTACTGTGAAATACTAGATAGGAAAAGAAACTATGTCATGTATTTTCTTTTAAGTTAGCTACACATTTTTTTTGGAAAAGAAGTTAGCTACACATGGTATAGTATGGTACCCGTCGGATCTTCGACACATCGAGCTGTGGAAGAAGACCTGCAGGGAGAATGAAGCAAATTCAAGAGCTTAGTGGACACTTTAATTCCATTCAGTTTAGTCATGTCCCTGTTTGGAACTGGTGTTGTTGCCTAACTGATCTCTCCCAGCCAAGCAGGCTTATCCTATCCCCTCACTGTTTGATGCATTATTTAGCTGCTTAAGAAGCTTCGTTTCCCCAAAGTAAAAATTCATAGGAAGGTCTCTTGGGCGTTGCTGGTCCTAATTGATGATTTAGGTCCAACCTGATGCTGAGTTATCTGTTTGAAGATCTTCTAAACCCTACATCTTTCCAATTCATCGCAATTTGTTCGACATATAAATTATCTTATATAGACAAAATTTGAACATTCAGATTGATTTGGTGGATGTACAAGATTCGAAGGTTGCTCTAGGGCTTCAGTCTAGATGGGACATCCTACAACCCAAAAGCTCAGTGCTCTCTCTCTTTCGATCTCCTGAAGAAACTTCTATTGTCTTAGTTGCTTTTTGCTTGTAGCATTGATTGTGGTTTTTGCTTCCGCCTTCCTTGCGTTGCACATTGTTTATCCCAAGACATGCTGGTAGCCGTTCAAAATATGTCGCCTTTTTGGTTTTTGATCCTCTCTGTGGTTTACTTTGTTGTCTGTACTCCCCATCCATGTGTTTCTTTTAGTCTGGTTGGCCTGCTGGGCTTGTTCTTtgcattatactccctccatcccaaaaataAGTGCCTTAATGTTAGTACAACTTGTACTAAAGTTACTTCCTCCTTCCATctgtatagggcctaatgcgttttttaagaccgcctttgactattcatAAAATTAATAGTAcataagatgtataatgtgaaaattatatccttggaagctcctttcacatacgaatttgatggtatactttgtgtaacttgcatgtcatatgtTATTGctttaagatttggtcaaagttagcctcgaaaaacgcattaggccttatatagatagaaggagggagtagtacaaagttgagacacttattttgggctgGAGGGGGTATGTTGGAATTGGTGTGCCCTGTATAGAGTTAGGTCAGTGTCTGGTCTGCTCCCAATGCAAAAATTGAGGCGTGACTGGACTGTTTGGATATATTCTCCTCCTATCTGATTTCTCCATGTGAGCAGTTTGGTTTCTGTTCTAAGTATGATTTGGATTTTTGGTTCTCCAGCATTTGAGTGTAGGCTTGCCTGGACTACTTTTTGGTTCAATAAATAGAATGGTGCAGAGCTCTAGGAGATTCTTCATGATTCGATCTTGTCAAACTCCTCTCTGTTAACTTTATTCCAAACATTGTTCTTTCTTGTCAGTAATTCTTAGTTCTATGAGTGTTCGCATGTTTTCGATGTTGAACAGCTTTTTCCAAAATGGTTTGGTCTTCTGTTCTTTGCAGGTGTACTTGACAAATTTACAAAAGAAATCTGATGTCATGCTGCGTGAAAATCTGTTTGGAGACGTTCTGATTTCACATTTTCTATTTCGTTAGTTAGAAAACCAATTGCCTGAGCTGTTAAATCTGAGTATTCAAACTGATCCGCGGAGGTAAAGCTAAAGGCTTGTTTGGGGGTTTTGTTCTGGATAGAGGAGTCTTCTACAACCACAAAAACTAATACCTATACTCCATCCTTGTTTCGACTCAATTGTCCAGTTCTAATTATGGTCTGAATTTCCTTGAAGAAACTTTGAAGTATGCCGATTATATCTGGGTTGTTCATTGATTTGGAAGATTATAAAGTTGGTGTGGGGACTTGGTAAGCTAATGGATCGTCTGCTTCCCTGATGATTTTGACTTCTGATTAATCCTGAAGCATATTACTTGATTTTGGTCTTTGTGGCAGCTTTCAGTTTGAACTTGCATTCAACACTTCTGCTTCGGTACAACCCCTTAAACACATTAACGGATGAGATCTCTCTATATCTTTTCATAATAAATGGTACAATGGTCTTTTTAGAAAAATACGTCGTTTCGCAGACACAATGGCCCGGTCCATTGGCGGATGTTGTACGCCCGTACGACTTGTTCACGCCAATAAAATATGTCTCAAAAAGAATAATGCAAGATGAGGATTCGAATACACAAGCTCATGCTACAAAGATCAAGCTGATAACCACTACAGCTAAGAAGCGCTTGTGCCTACTTAGGCAGCGCTATTAGGCAGCGCCAGATAGTTAACAATAAGAGGCAGTGTAGAAAACAAATTTGCAATACAAGTTGGTCATAGAAGCTGATAACACGCGAAGGttttttgaaaacacgaacaaaattGTAAGAATATAAGGTACTGTAGCGAGTAATTATGTACAACATAAACATTATTGAagtttgaacatttttcaaaaccacgaaacatttttgaaaatgtgaacaaagTTTGAAAATAGGTAGGTACTTTAGAGAACtttattttaaaaataaaaaaaaatagaagTGTTAATCATTTTTTTTAAATGCGAACATTTTTCAAGCATAAACATTTATGAAACAATGGGagctttttttgaattttgaattttttttggaacAAGAACATAAATTTAAAGTTCTGAATATTCTTTTCGAAATGCGAACAAAATTTtggaatcatgaacattttttttggaattctgaacatttttagAAAATATAGATATATgaaaagaaataaaacagaaaaaataaacttgaaaaaagGAATTAATGAAACATAAAAACGAAAAACCTGAAAAAGGAAACGAAAATATTGAAAATAAAAAAACGAAACCAGTAAAAACCCTCCAGAAGGTTCCAAAAACCAGATATTATAGTGAATTCGTGATCTTGTAATTGTGCAATGTCGTCGCCTAGTTGGGCAAGCCCTGTgcgttttttttttctgtttctgtttttttctctttttggaactttattattattattgaaaCCTTTTCACAATTTTgaaatattttttggagtaccaaaagaaatatttttgttttcaaatattgtttaaaatgtttggaaatttcaaaaaatgttcccgtttTCAAAAAAAGTGTTCCCATATTTAAGAAATATTTCTGTATCAAaaaaagttgacaattgttttttaAAAAGTATGTGGTTTGCAATTTGTGTTTAACATCAATTTATTGGAATTTGTTAACAATTTTGGAAATAGTGTTCAATTTTAAATTCTgaaattaataaaaaaaatcaagaaaTGGTTAGGACATAATAACATGTTCAAGTTCATTGAAAATGGCGGAAATTACAAATAACATAAGCATTCAAATTAGGAAAAACTACATGTTCACCAATGCACCTGTATGGCCTAGTCTAGCACACTCATCTTAACTTGTGGTTTCTCGGACTGTCGATAAATGACCTCAACTTCTTGCAGCAGCATGGCACAGACATATGAGATATCCATGCTAGGTTTGAATGACTTCTGACATCATCTGCACTATGAACATGCCCATTCTTAAAATGAGCACAACTGTTGCAAGGAGGTGGACATGACCATGTTAGCCATTCATGCCAGGTTTAAAAGATTTTTGACACCCTATGCAAGTTATGACACGTCCAACCATTTATCGGTCTTTTTAccgagaaaattccagaaaataaaaaaatgttaggaaactcaaacaacttggcatggtgccttgaattggttgTATAAGCTCATGTAGAAAAATGGGATCATTTGACTGATGCCGGAAAAACACGTGCTCTCACACGAAGCCGCTTCTAGCTTACAAGGACACCCAACGTTGAAAATGGTATTTTTCTGGACATCATTTAATGACCCTAACTTTTTCCACCAGGTGGGGATGCCCATGGTAGGTTTGAACAAATTTCGACACCGTATGTAAGTTGTGTCATGTTCGACCCTTTATCAGGCTTTTTTCACcgagaaaaatccagaaaatgcaaaacttgtcaaaaacccagacaatttggcatggtgccttgaattggttatataaggccacaaaaaaaattaggaccaTTTCAAAGATGTTGAGAAACAACACACTATCAGACGGTGCTTTCTTGCCTACCCGGACACCCTCCATTGTACATGGTCTAGTTTTGGACATTCTGTGAAATGACCCCAAATTTTCCAAGCAGATgggaaaattttcaaaaaaatgtttatgTGTTAAAAAATTGATCAAAGAATCTATTTATATTCGGTAGTTAAAATATGTTCACAATTTTCAGTGAAACGTTCGAAATTTTGTATGTGTTGTTTCAAATGTGCCGCTACTGTATTTTTAATAAAACCTTCGCGCTTGATTCAGAACACAAACAATTGATAGGTTGAGTGGCTAGCACCAAATCATCTAAGGAGTTGTACCGAAGCGGGACTCTTGTAGTTTGGAGTTAGTAGTGTGCGCATCTGATTCTTCCAACTGTCCTGAAGCATCTTACTTGGTTTCTGTTGTGTGCCATCCTACTGTTTCTGTTATATATGCTTCAACTTGCATGTGGTTTGGATGGAATATGATCTCATCTTTTGCTCCGAATCAAGAAAATGCTAAAAGTAATTTGGAAAAATGTCATGGTAAAATTTCAGATGGCTTTTCTCACCCGGAGACGTCGTCCGCTGCACTGCACAAGGAACCTCCGAGCAAATGGATAATATGACACACTTTTCCTGGGACATTGATCTTATGACACATCTTTCTTTTAGTTTGATTAGATGACACAAATTTGATTGACAGCTGGATTAAATGACACAAACCAAGTTTTTCTCTCCTTTTCTAGGTATGAGCCAAGACGTCATATTTTATAGGACGATTTTGCCCGTCGTTTCACTCACCTGCCGGCTCGATCGTTCCTGATAGAGAACACGCCTCGATCAGTACATGCATGCAGAGGCTCCATGCATGCACGCGTACATATGGTATCTCTACGTATGGAGCGAGGTGATCCTGCTGCATGCTTCCCGGCGCCTTACGGTGTGGCTCCTTCCCAgcgccttagggcatctccagtcgTGTCCCCAAAAAGGCTCCCCAAGCGTTTTTTCGTTCGCCGACGTAAAAAAATCGGTCCAGTCGCGTCCTCAAAAGCCCAGTTTTCGCCGGTTCGGACCAAAATTgtcgccggcggacccaacccgaacccggagTGCTGGGGGTTGCTCGGGGGCGCCGGGcaaatcgtttttggcgcgaagagccgcgggcccgccgcgtcagcgactctactctcttctcgccccttcgtcgtcctcattgcCTCGTTTCccacggcgaatcaatgccaaagctgccgcgcgctgccgcaccggtcagcctccattgatgcctcacgggcggcgcagtgaaggctggACGACGCGTCCCTCGGCCGCCACGCAATCACGCCACGCGTAACGCGCCGGCCAACCCTACCGCGCGGCGTCTCCGCCTATAAAAGCCGACTGCAAGCGCGCCGGAGAGACTCCCCGATCATCCACCGACGACGCGCTCATTTCTTCCCCTTTCCTCCTCTCGCCGTCACCAGTTGAGAAAGTATGGCCGAGCGTTTCCCAGGCGACGGCACGGCGGCGAACGGATTCGGGCATCGTCATCtgcacgaggacgaggctcgcctccttttcgaggccgagtacccggtcccgccagacatgcgggtgcccggggcatggaggatcagcgccggtggcgtgccggtgcccccggtacccaccggcgcggcgcggcgtgcggagatcgcacgcatccgctcgtccctaccgcgtgcggcgagggaggggccccgGTACGTCCCCGATAGCATAATCTGGGAGCCGTACTTCCGCCGCCGGCACGACGagtagctcgaggccaccaacggcgtcgtgccctccggcaggttcaacgccgccggccgacgtcggtggtggggcgtgcccgggcgcatgTTGGagtccgtcctcgagtacatcgagggcggcaacacgccgcgcctcgagtaccccgctcccccgtccttctcacgccaccggggaagctcctggacgccgaggcgcatgaaGACCGGGGTGTCCTCCTCCTTGTCcggcggctctccctgcctccacctccgccccgtcaagccggagccccaggacacgcctgtcagcgcgtgtacccgcagctccggcgccctcgtcgagcccaaggtggagtccagcctccccccggagtacgaggagatagcccggcgcggcttctccgacgaggacgccatgcggtggtCGCGTGACGACTACCTGCGCGAGGAGAtgatccggcagcgccgggccctagaGGAGACCGCCGCCCGcaaacgtgggcgcgagg is drawn from Triticum dicoccoides isolate Atlit2015 ecotype Zavitan chromosome 4A, WEW_v2.0, whole genome shotgun sequence and contains these coding sequences:
- the LOC119288644 gene encoding putative cyclin-dependent kinase F-2, producing the protein MAARKRPAAAVLGAGHATTTQGSPTRCKRSRINNIRSSADYEEKTCLGEGGFGCVLRARHRATGKIVAIKYLNWEDGSTEAPDPAELLREAGFLEACDGNPYVVGFEGLVRDPDNGAYGLVMEYVAAPTLHEFLWNRCRGGGPPLPESTVRAIMWKLFTGAKKMHDRHVVHRDIKPANILLGQDGELVKICDFGLAISLSELPPYTQAGTAFYLAPEMLLGKKDYDALVDTWSLGCVMAEMLTGKTLFLGDDDDDDDDDDDTNNEIIQLWSIFRLLGTPDDRTWPEFTSLPHTAKALRLLPPGHKENKLRELFPREKLSDEGFQLLQGLLTCNPDKRLTAAAALKHRWFAAPRPATAAAKGGALPLTVKKAPRIKFIPPAMPQKGTQHNKCN